A single Larimichthys crocea isolate SSNF chromosome VIII, L_crocea_2.0, whole genome shotgun sequence DNA region contains:
- the dna2 gene encoding DNA replication ATP-dependent helicase/nuclease DNA2 isoform X1, whose product MNRTKLKKTKAPGGQKNISSFFSSQNRPEDLSSSTKLSITGKALAKTELHIRDGDTSKFRPHSPLKRSILGDLENFLPSSPDLLLSVPETPKSQIRDPDQQLSREVVSPEKFGQLSPICRSPRSKGQSVRRVMTGDGRRTKREEGCSVSIKRLISPPQESHNVKRQKTVNPLVQRTVLSPTGGNLNVTKPVKIPDFSSDQSKDHSRGTGVVFNENKHKSETDFSGDQEKHQEEKDSAFTVITEQKAAEAKASGNSHTHLDEDTHTLTAHVHKPNAQNVTPAMQRSEKDGEIELNVKGEMRTTMTPPNGDRGSVTSSDQDRAGGTTSACDVDEGLDESWFTEQMDDKHLVTEDKFKKPRKVPEHVILSGGLNNRYWVLDVEERPGLKTLTISCSKSLHPIETCLLKDGWEMTPVCRGDVVHLEGHSDGGSWLVNREQGFLVLLPDSLISGTSISSSIRCMRRAVLGDMFKSFDGGSKQMLNGTMVHEVFQRAATAKDFSLETLSKLADQALHSPQYLGDMYSLGVTQEEMKQELHDYLPSLELWAREYLSSPTPKAISLKIPSNSRAPSPVVTVTELADIEENVWSPRFGLKGKIDVTARVRIQRPRNGGHRTPEERTVPLELKTGRESNSIEHRSQVILYTLMSLERYNPEAGFLLYLKTGNMHPVVPSHMDRRELLKLRNTLVHHIHNCVEKEAGRSHLSRLPDILTNRQTCQYCPQKRNCALYERALDGSSAEDSEDVVRDFLQQETGHLTPPHLRYFSHWLLLCCLEAATMEAKNGRKRVWLRTPEESEKNGSCVGNVQLSGPVMVQSGGVFLHRFQRSNAVPQKSLTNSGLASGDRIVVSDQEGHLVGLATGYLCEVSRTLISCTLDRDLSKFTGVLFRLDSDEGVVGLSTHLTNLSKLMVHCQDSDRLRELVVDLRPPDFISNLSSVLPREAKDTVANILKGLNKPQKQAMKKVLLSKDYTLIVGMPGTGKTTTICTLVRILHACGFSVLLTSYTHSAVDNILLKLKCFRVGFLRLGQGQKVHPDILPYTEESLRKKGVHTLSELEQLYNKELVVGTTCMGIKHPIFTRRRFDFCIIDEASQISQPICLGPLFYAKRFVLVGDHQQLPPIVQNQEAKSLGMDESLFKRLELHGDAVVQLNVQYRMNRQIMSLSNSLMYEGRLECGSERTATALLTLPFLLSVQSELSSYSKTDPQHDLAWLQATLLPSNPVCFLDCSMVPALESVEQGGISNHTEAVLIHKLLSLLIKAGCKPSDIGVIAPYRQQLKTISALLQSSAFTGVEVNTVDRYQGRDKSLIILSFVRSTTEEGTLGELLKDWRRLNVAITRAKHKLLMVGSATTLRRYAPVEKLLNHLQQVNMMIQLPPAAHNALPSISL is encoded by the exons ATGAACAGGACCAAGCTGAAGAAGACCAAG GCACCAGGAGGGCAGAAAAacatctcctccttcttttcctctcaaAACCGCCCAGAG GACTTGTCATCTTCCACAAAATTATCCATCACTGGCAAAGCACTCGCCAAGACTGAACTTCACATCAGAGATGGGGACACGTCTAAATTCAGACCCCATTCCCCCTTAAAGAGAAGTATTCTTGGGGACCTTGAAAACTTTCTGCCCTCCTCGCCAgatcttctcctctctgtgcccGAGACCCCCAAGAGTCAGATTAGAGATCCAGATCAGCAGCTGAGCAGAGAGGTCGTGAGCCCAGAGAAATTTGGCCAGTTGTCTCCCATCTGTCGTAGTCCCCGATCCAAAGGGCAGAGTGTACGGAGAGTTATGACTGGGGATGGAAGAAGAACCAAGAGGGAAGAGGGATGCTCTGTCTCCATAAAAAGACTCATCAGCCCTCCTCAAGAGTCCCACaatgtgaaaagacagaaaactgtcAATCCACTGGTACAGAGAACTGTGCTCAGCCCCACAGGTGGCAACCTGAATGTTACGAAGCCTGTAAAGATACCTGATTTCTCCAGTGATCAGTCAAAGGATCACAGCAGAGGCACTGGAGTGGTCTTTaatgagaacaaacacaaaagtgaaACAGACTTCAGTGGGGACCAGGAAAAACATCAGGAAGAGAAAGATTCTGCTTTTACTGTGATAACAGAGCAGAAAGCAGCTGAAGCGAAAGCCAGCGGAAACTCACACACTCATCTGGATGAGGATACTCACACTCTAACTGCTCACGTACACAAGCCTAATGCACAAAATGTCACACCTGCAATGCAGAGAAGTGAAAAGGATGGTGAGATCGAACTTAATGTGAAAGGAGAGATGAGAACAACAATGACGCCACCAAATGGAGACAGGGgcagtgtgacatcatcagatcAGGACCGAGCTGGAG GAACGACGTCAGCGTGTGACGTGGATGAGGGGCTAGACGAGAGCTGGTTTACGGAGCAGATGGATGACAAACATCTCGTCACAGAAGACAAATTCAAAAAACCCCG CAAGGTGCCAGAACATGTGATCCTTTCTGGAGGCCTTAACAACCGCTACTGGGTTTTAGATGTAGAGGAGAGGCCCGGCCTCAAAACACTGACTATCTCATGCTCCAAATCTCTACATCCAATTGAGACATGTCTGCTGAAAGATGGATG GGAGATGACGCCTGTTTGTCGTGGTGATGTGGTCCATCTGGAGGGCCACTCTGATGGTGGATCCTGGTTAGTGAACAGGGAGCAGGGTTTCCTGGTTTTACTACCTGATAGCCTCATCTCAGGTACGAGCATCTCTAGCTCCATCCGCTGTATGAGGCGAGCTGTACTGGGAGATATGTTCAAG AGTTTTGATGGTGGTTCCAAGCAAATGCTGAACGGCACCATGGTCCATGAAGTCTTTCAGAGAGCAGCCACAGCAAAAGATTTCTCTTTGGAGACGCTCTCTAAGCTGGCTGACCAGGCCCTGCACAGCCCTCAGTACCTAGGAGACAT gTACAGTTTGGGTGTAACCCAGGAAGAGATGAAGCAGGAACTGCATGACTATCTGCCCTCACTGGAACTTTGGGCAAGGGAATACCTCAGCTCGCCAACACCAAAAGCCATCAGCCTCAAAAt CCCTAGCAACAGCAGAGCTCCGAGCCCTGTTGTCACGGTTACAGAGTTGGCAGATATAGAAGAAAATGTGTGGTCACCGAGATTTGGCCTGAAAGGGAAAATCGATGTGACGGCACGTGTTCGAATCCAAAGACCACGAAATGGAGGTCACAGAACCCCAGAGGAGCGGACCGTCCCCCTCGAGCTGAAAACTGGAAGGGAGTCAAACTCGATAGAGCATCGCAGTCAG GTGATTCTTTACACTCTGATGAGCTTGGAGAGATACAATCCTGAAGCCGGTTTCCTGCTTTACCTCAAGACTGGCAACATGCACCCTGTAGTGCCCAGCCACATGGACCGCAGAG AGCTGCTGAAGCTGAGGAACACCTTGGTTCATCACATTCACAACTGTGTGGAGAAAGAGGCGGGGCGGAGCCATTTGTCTCGACTTCCTGACATCCTGACAAACAGGCAAACCTGCCAGTATTGTCCTCAGAAAAGAAACTGTGCTTTATATGAGAG agcATTGGATGGCAGCTCTGCAGAGGACTCAGAGGATGTTGTGCGTGACTTCCTGCAGCAGGAGACGGGTCACCTGACCCCACCACACCTGAGATATTTTTCCCAttggctgctgctctgctgccttGAGGCTGCGACCATGGAGGCCAAGAATGGCAGAAAGCGTGTGTGGCTTCGGACACCAGAGGAGAG TGAGAAGAATGGGAGCTGTGTGGGGAATGTACAGCTCAGTGGCCCAGTCATGGTACAGTCCGGAGGGGTTTTCCTCCATCGTTTCCAGCGAAGCAATGCCGTGCCACAGAAAAGTTTGACCAACAGCGGTTTGGCCAGTGGGGACCGCATCGTTGTTAGTGACCAGGAAGGTCATCTGGTTGGTTTGGCAACAGGATACCTGTGTGAGGTCAGCAGGACATTGATCAGTTGCACTCTGGACAG aGACCTGTCTAAGTTCACTGGAGTGTTGTTTCGATTGGACAGCGATGAAGGTGTGGTGGGCCTCAGCACTCACCTCACCAATCTGTCCAAACTGATGGTGCACTGTCAGGACAG TGATCGTCTGAGGGAGCTGGTTGTTGACCTTCGTCCCCCAGACTTTATTTCCAACCTCAGTTCTGTTCTGCCCAGAGAGGCCAAGGACACAGTGGCCAACATCCTCAAAG gtcTCAACAAACCTCAGAAGCAGGCCATGAAGAAGGTGTTGTTATCCAAAGACTACACACTGATTGTTGGCATGCCGGGCACAGGCAAAACCACGACCATCTGCACCCTG gttcGCATCCTTCATGCGTGTGGGTTCAGTGTGTTGCTGACCAGCTACACCCATTCTGCCGTTGACAACATCCTGCTGAAGCTAAAGTGTTTCCGGGTTGGGTTTCTGCGCCTTGGGCAGGGGCAGAAG GTTCATCCAGACATCCTGCCCTACACAGAGGAAAGCCTGAGGAAGAAGGGAGTTCATACTCTGTCCGAGCTGGAGCAACTTTACAACAAAGAG tTGGTAGTGGGAACCACCTGTATGGGCATCAAGCATCCCATTTTTACACGCCGCCGGTTTGATTTCTGCATCATAGACGAAGCTTCACAGATCAGCCAGCCTATCTGTCTGGGACCTCTGTTCTATGCAAAGAGATTTGTCCTAGTCGGAGATCACCAACAACTGCCACCAATAGTACAAAATCAGGAAGCTAA gtCACTTGGGATGGATGAAAGTCTGTTTAAGCGACTGGAGCTTCATGGTGATGCAGTGGTCCAACTCAACGTACAGTACCGGATGAATAG ACAGATAATGTCTCTCAGTAATTCCCTGATGTACGAGGGCCGGCTGGAGTGTGGCTCAGAGAGGACGGCCACAGCCCTGCTCACCCTGCCCTTCCTGCTTTCTGTCCAGTCAGAGCTCAGCTCCTACTCGAAGACTGATCCTCAGCATGACCTGGCTTGGTTACAAGCCACATTGTTGCCTAGCAACCCTGTGTGCTTCCTAGATTGCTCAATG GTGCCAGCACTGGAGTCTGTGGAGCAGGGAGGCATAAGCAATCACACAGAGGCGGTTCTCATACACAAGCTGCTTTCATTGCTCATAAAG GCAGGGTGTAAACCCAGTGATATTGGTGTTATCGCACCCTACAGACAGCAGTTAAAGAccatctctgctctgctgcagtcCTCTGCTTTCACCGGCGTGGAGGTGAACACAGTGGACAGATACCAAGGAAGGGACAAAAGTCTGATCATCCTCTCTTTTGTCAGGAGCACCACAGAGGAAGGAACC TTAGGAGAGCTGTTGAAGGACTGGCGTCGCCTGAATGTAGCCATTACCAGGGctaaacacaaactgctgatgGTGGGCTCTGCCACAACACTACGACGCTACGCACCTGTAGAGAAGCTACTCAACCATCTCCAGCAAGTGAACATG ATGATCCAGCTCCCGCCAGCTGCCCACAACGCCTTACCAAGCATCTCTCTGTGA
- the dna2 gene encoding DNA replication ATP-dependent helicase/nuclease DNA2 isoform X3, translated as MNRTKLKKTKAPGGQKNISSFFSSQNRPEDLSSSTKLSITGKALAKTELHIRDGDTSKFRPHSPLKRSILGDLENFLPSSPDLLLSVPETPKSQIRDPDQQLSREVVSPEKFGQLSPICRSPRSKGQSVRRVMTGDGRRTKREEGCSVSIKRLISPPQESHNVKRQKTVNPLVQRTVLSPTGGNLNVTKPVKIPDFSSDQSKDHSRGTGVVFNENKHKSETDFSGDQEKHQEEKDSAFTVITEQKAAEAKASGNSHTHLDEDTHTLTAHVHKPNAQNVTPAMQRSEKDGEIELNVKGEMRTTMTPPNGDRGSVTSSDQDRAGGTTSACDVDEGLDESWFTEQMDDKHLVTEDKFKKPRKVPEHVILSGGLNNRYWVLDVEERPGLKTLTISCSKSLHPIETCLLKDGWEMTPVCRGDVVHLEGHSDGGSWLVNREQGFLVLLPDSLISGTSISSSIRCMRRAVLGDMFKSFDGGSKQMLNGTMVHEVFQRAATAKDFSLETLSKLADQALHSPQYLGDMYSLGVTQEEMKQELHDYLPSLELWAREYLSSPTPKAISLKIPSNSRAPSPVVTVTELADIEENVWSPRFGLKGKIDVTARVRIQRPRNGGHRTPEERTVPLELKTGRESNSIEHRSQVILYTLMSLERYNPEAGFLLYLKTGNMHPVVPSHMDRRELLKLRNTLVHHIHNCVEKEAGRSHLSRLPDILTNRQTCQYCPQKRNCALYERALDGSSAEDSEDVVRDFLQQETGHLTPPHLRYFSHWLLLCCLEAATMEAKNGRKRVWLRTPEESEKNGSCVGNVQLSGPVMVQSGGVFLHRFQRSNAVPQKSLTNSGLASGDRIVVSDQEGHLVGLATGYLCEVSRTLISCTLDRDLSKFTGVLFRLDSDEGVVGLSTHLTNLSKLMVHCQDSDRLRELVVDLRPPDFISNLSSVLPREAKDTVANILKGLNKPQKQAMKKVLLSKDYTLIVGMPGTGKTTTICTLVRILHACGFSVLLTSYTHSAVDNILLKLKCFRVGFLRLGQGQKVHPDILPYTEESLRKKGVHTLSELEQLYNKELVVGTTCMGIKHPIFTRRRFDFCIIDEASQISQPICLGPLFYAKRFVLVGDHQQLPPIVQNQEAKSLGMDESLFKRLELHGDAVVQLNVQYRMNRQIMSLSNSLMYEGRLECGSERTATALLTLPFLLSVQSELSSYSKTDPQHDLAWLQATLLPSNPVCFLDCSMVPALESVEQGGISNHTEAVLIHKLLSLLIKAGCKPSDIGVIAPYRQQLKTISALLQSSAFTGVEVNTVDRYQGRDKSLIILSFVRSTTEEGTLGELLKDWRRLNVAITRAKHKLLMVGSATTLRRYAPVEKLLNHLQQVNMMIQLPPAAHNALPSISL; from the exons ATGAACAGGACCAAGCTGAAGAAGACCAAG GCACCAGGAGGGCAGAAAAacatctcctccttcttttcctctcaaAACCGCCCAGAG GACTTGTCATCTTCCACAAAATTATCCATCACTGGCAAAGCACTCGCCAAGACTGAACTTCACATCAGAGATGGGGACACGTCTAAATTCAGACCCCATTCCCCCTTAAAGAGAAGTATTCTTGGGGACCTTGAAAACTTTCTGCCCTCCTCGCCAgatcttctcctctctgtgcccGAGACCCCCAAGAGTCAGATTAGAGATCCAGATCAGCAGCTGAGCAGAGAGGTCGTGAGCCCAGAGAAATTTGGCCAGTTGTCTCCCATCTGTCGTAGTCCCCGATCCAAAGGGCAGAGTGTACGGAGAGTTATGACTGGGGATGGAAGAAGAACCAAGAGGGAAGAGGGATGCTCTGTCTCCATAAAAAGACTCATCAGCCCTCCTCAAGAGTCCCACaatgtgaaaagacagaaaactgtcAATCCACTGGTACAGAGAACTGTGCTCAGCCCCACAGGTGGCAACCTGAATGTTACGAAGCCTGTAAAGATACCTGATTTCTCCAGTGATCAGTCAAAGGATCACAGCAGAGGCACTGGAGTGGTCTTTaatgagaacaaacacaaaagtgaaACAGACTTCAGTGGGGACCAGGAAAAACATCAGGAAGAGAAAGATTCTGCTTTTACTGTGATAACAGAGCAGAAAGCAGCTGAAGCGAAAGCCAGCGGAAACTCACACACTCATCTGGATGAGGATACTCACACTCTAACTGCTCACGTACACAAGCCTAATGCACAAAATGTCACACCTGCAATGCAGAGAAGTGAAAAGGATGGTGAGATCGAACTTAATGTGAAAGGAGAGATGAGAACAACAATGACGCCACCAAATGGAGACAGGGgcagtgtgacatcatcagatcAGGACCGAGCTGGAG GAACGACGTCAGCGTGTGACGTGGATGAGGGGCTAGACGAGAGCTGGTTTACGGAGCAGATGGATGACAAACATCTCGTCACAGAAGACAAATTCAAAAAACCCCG CAAGGTGCCAGAACATGTGATCCTTTCTGGAGGCCTTAACAACCGCTACTGGGTTTTAGATGTAGAGGAGAGGCCCGGCCTCAAAACACTGACTATCTCATGCTCCAAATCTCTACATCCAATTGAGACATGTCTGCTGAAAGATGGATG GGAGATGACGCCTGTTTGTCGTGGTGATGTGGTCCATCTGGAGGGCCACTCTGATGGTGGATCCTGGTTAGTGAACAGGGAGCAGGGTTTCCTGGTTTTACTACCTGATAGCCTCATCTCAGGTACGAGCATCTCTAGCTCCATCCGCTGTATGAGGCGAGCTGTACTGGGAGATATGTTCAAG AGTTTTGATGGTGGTTCCAAGCAAATGCTGAACGGCACCATGGTCCATGAAGTCTTTCAGAGAGCAGCCACAGCAAAAGATTTCTCTTTGGAGACGCTCTCTAAGCTGGCTGACCAGGCCCTGCACAGCCCTCAGTACCTAGGAGACAT gTACAGTTTGGGTGTAACCCAGGAAGAGATGAAGCAGGAACTGCATGACTATCTGCCCTCACTGGAACTTTGGGCAAGGGAATACCTCAGCTCGCCAACACCAAAAGCCATCAGCCTCAAAAt CCCTAGCAACAGCAGAGCTCCGAGCCCTGTTGTCACGGTTACAGAGTTGGCAGATATAGAAGAAAATGTGTGGTCACCGAGATTTGGCCTGAAAGGGAAAATCGATGTGACGGCACGTGTTCGAATCCAAAGACCACGAAATGGAGGTCACAGAACCCCAGAGGAGCGGACCGTCCCCCTCGAGCTGAAAACTGGAAGGGAGTCAAACTCGATAGAGCATCGCAGTCAG GTGATTCTTTACACTCTGATGAGCTTGGAGAGATACAATCCTGAAGCCGGTTTCCTGCTTTACCTCAAGACTGGCAACATGCACCCTGTAGTGCCCAGCCACATGGACCGCAGAG AGCTGCTGAAGCTGAGGAACACCTTGGTTCATCACATTCACAACTGTGTGGAGAAAGAGGCGGGGCGGAGCCATTTGTCTCGACTTCCTGACATCCTGACAAACAGGCAAACCTGCCAGTATTGTCCTCAGAAAAGAAACTGTGCTTTATATGAGAG agcATTGGATGGCAGCTCTGCAGAGGACTCAGAGGATGTTGTGCGTGACTTCCTGCAGCAGGAGACGGGTCACCTGACCCCACCACACCTGAGATATTTTTCCCAttggctgctgctctgctgccttGAGGCTGCGACCATGGAGGCCAAGAATGGCAGAAAGCGTGTGTGGCTTCGGACACCAGAGGAGAG TGAGAAGAATGGGAGCTGTGTGGGGAATGTACAGCTCAGTGGCCCAGTCATGGTACAGTCCGGAGGGGTTTTCCTCCATCGTTTCCAGCGAAGCAATGCCGTGCCACAGAAAAGTTTGACCAACAGCGGTTTGGCCAGTGGGGACCGCATCGTTGTTAGTGACCAGGAAGGTCATCTGGTTGGTTTGGCAACAGGATACCTGTGTGAGGTCAGCAGGACATTGATCAGTTGCACTCTGGACAG aGACCTGTCTAAGTTCACTGGAGTGTTGTTTCGATTGGACAGCGATGAAGGTGTGGTGGGCCTCAGCACTCACCTCACCAATCTGTCCAAACTGATGGTGCACTGTCAGGACAG TGATCGTCTGAGGGAGCTGGTTGTTGACCTTCGTCCCCCAGACTTTATTTCCAACCTCAGTTCTGTTCTGCCCAGAGAGGCCAAGGACACAGTGGCCAACATCCTCAAAG gtcTCAACAAACCTCAGAAGCAGGCCATGAAGAAGGTGTTGTTATCCAAAGACTACACACTGATTGTTGGCATGCCGGGCACAGGCAAAACCACGACCATCTGCACCCTG gttcGCATCCTTCATGCGTGTGGGTTCAGTGTGTTGCTGACCAGCTACACCCATTCTGCCGTTGACAACATCCTGCTGAAGCTAAAGTGTTTCCGGGTTGGGTTTCTGCGCCTTGGGCAGGGGCAGAAG GTTCATCCAGACATCCTGCCCTACACAGAGGAAAGCCTGAGGAAGAAGGGAGTTCATACTCTGTCCGAGCTGGAGCAACTTTACAACAAAGAG tTGGTAGTGGGAACCACCTGTATGGGCATCAAGCATCCCATTTTTACACGCCGCCGGTTTGATTTCTGCATCATAGACGAAGCTTCACAGATCAGCCAGCCTATCTGTCTGGGACCTCTGTTCTATGCAAAGAGATTTGTCCTAGTCGGAGATCACCAACAACTGCCACCAATAGTACAAAATCAGGAAGCTAA gtCACTTGGGATGGATGAAAGTCTGTTTAAGCGACTGGAGCTTCATGGTGATGCAGTGGTCCAACTCAACGTACAGTACCGGATGAATAG ACAGATAATGTCTCTCAGTAATTCCCTGATGTACGAGGGCCGGCTGGAGTGTGGCTCAGAGAGGACGGCCACAGCCCTGCTCACCCTGCCCTTCCTGCTTTCTGTCCAGTCAGAGCTCAGCTCCTACTCGAAGACTGATCCTCAGCATGACCTGGCTTGGTTACAAGCCACATTGTTGCCTAGCAACCCTGTGTGCTTCCTAGATTGCTCAATG GTGCCAGCACTGGAGTCTGTGGAGCAGGGAGGCATAAGCAATCACACAGAGGCGGTTCTCATACACAAGCTGCTTTCATTGCTCATAAAG GCAGGGTGTAAACCCAGTGATATTGGTGTTATCGCACCCTACAGACAGCAGTTAAAGAccatctctgctctgctgcagtcCTCTGCTTTCACCGGCGTGGAGGTGAACACAGTGGACAGATACCAAGGAAGGGACAAAAGTCTGATCATCCTCTCTTTTGTCAGGAGCACCACAGAGGAAGGAACC TTAGGAGAGCTGTTGAAGGACTGGCGTCGCCTGAATGTAGCCATTACCAGGGctaaacacaaactgctgatgGTGGGCTCTGCCACAACACTACGACGCTACGCACCTGTAGAGAAGCTACTCAACCATCTCCAGCAAGTGAACATG ATGATCCAGCTCCCGCCAGCTGCCCACAACGCCTTACCAAGCATCTCTCT GTGA